The following coding sequences lie in one Arachis ipaensis cultivar K30076 chromosome B03, Araip1.1, whole genome shotgun sequence genomic window:
- the LOC107629121 gene encoding uncharacterized protein LOC107629121, producing MSEAHSTQNRSSAYLDALSQAIHKKLQRALANSSQRRNLLQELFADVALEVDDRAKEVIVNKEEDAIGPAEDVLDGPLCFYDVLADYFVRVPGSGKPILDLIVQLWSQSFSSHIFALLFHKWLFEAQIDKPEVLLRYSSALVQGATDVFWIDIQTNTRRFQSLFLYLLEDVALDHNRLNKIPVQAQRDMYLLLSRFILFYNSADKVDNFLKQCPNFPTAFLIGGPADIFVTELTDQLQKLKVEPVLLHYLSEIKVLQGMELRMTTSTRLKTCLYSFTSPGGPMYPTRAVRHAAWEALDLLFPVGRYPRHLISLFFRLLYPWYWPSSCWNFVMACLQALYYSLIGFIYSTWDNFTKPKSQ from the exons ATGTCCGAAGCTCATTCCACGCAGAATCGAAGCTCCGCGTACCTCGACGCGCTCTCTCAAGCGATCCACAAGAAGCTCCAGCGG GCGCTAGCTAATTCCTCGCAGAGGCGCAATTTGTTGCAGGAGCTGTTTGCAGACGTTGCTTTAGAAGTTGATGACCGAGCTAAAG AAGTAATTGTCAACAAGGAAGAAGATGCCATTGGTCCTGCAGAGGATGTCCTTGATGGTCCATTATGTTTCTATGATGTGCTTGCTGATTATTTTGTACGAGTACCTGGGAGTGGAAAGCCTATCCTTGACTTGATTGTCCAACTATGGAGTCAATCTTTTTCTTCGCATATCTTTGCCCTCCTTTTTCACAAATGG TTATTTGAAGCTCAAATTGATAAGCCAGAAGTGCTCCTCCGCTATTCATCTGCTCTAGTTCAAGGAGCCACAGATGTGTTCTG GATTGACATTCAAACAAATACAAGGCGTTTCCAGTCTCTATTTCTT TACCTTCTGGAAGATGTTGCATTAGACCATAATCGATTGAATAAAATTCCTGTCCAG GCTCAGCGAGACATGTATCTTTTGCTCTCAAGgttcattttattttacaattCAG CTGACAAAGTGGATAACTTCTTGAAACAATGTCCAAATTTTCCAACTGCTTTTCTAATTGGTGGTCCAGCGGATATATTTGTTACTGAACTTACTGATCAG CTTCAAAAGTTGAAGGTGGAACCGGTGCTGTTGCATTACCTTTCAGAAATTAAGGTCCTCCAGG GTATGGAATTAAGAATGACTACAAGCACGAGATTGAAGACGTGTTTATATAGTTTTACATCTCCTGGTGGTCCAATGTATCCAACCAGAGCTGTTCGTCATGCTGCCTGGGAAGCATTAGATTTGCTCTTTCca GTTGGAAGATACCCTCGGCATCTTATAAGTTTGTTCTTCAGGTTGCTCTATCCATGGTATTGGCCGTCCTCGTGTTGGAACTTCGTGATGGCATGTCTTCAGGCGTTATATTACTCATTAATAGGGTTTATATATTCTACGTGGGACAACTTTACTAAACCAAAATCGCAGTAG
- the LOC107629123 gene encoding histone H2A, whose protein sequence is MDSPAVKGKKGAAGRRGGGPKKKSVSRSAKAGLQFPVGRIGRYLKKGRYAQRLGSGAPVYLAAVLEYLVAEVLELAGNAARDNKKNRIIPRHVLLAVRNDEELGKLLAGVTIAHGGVLPNINPVLLPKKSQAAAAKEPKSPSKGTKSPKKA, encoded by the exons ATGGACAGCCCCGCTGTAAAAGGGAAGAAAGGAGCTGCCGGAAGGAGAGGCGGTGGTCCCAAGAAGAAGTCAGTGTCAAGGTCCGCCAAAGCCGGTCTCCAATTCCCCGTCGGAAGGATCGGACGCTACTTGAAGAAAGGCCGTTATGCTCAGCGTTTGGGAAGCGGCGCTCCGGTTTACCTTGCCGCCGTTTTGGAATACCTAGTTGCTGAG GTTTTGGAATTGGCTGGGAATGCTGCTAGGGATAACAAGAAGAACAGGATTATTCCAAGGCATGTCCTGTTAGCTGTGAGGAACGATGAAGAGCTTGGAAAACTGCTTGCTGGTGTTACCATTGCTCATGGTGGTGTTCTTCCTAACATTAACCCTGTGCTTTTGCCTAAGAAGAGTCAAGCTGCTGCTGCTAAGGAACCGAAGTCTCCATCTAAGGGCACAAAGTCTCCTAAGAAAGCTTAA
- the LOC107629122 gene encoding histone H2A: protein MDSPAGKTKKGAAGRRGGGPKRKPVSRSVKAGLQFPVGRIGRFLKKGRYSQRVGTGAPVYLAAVLEYLAAEVLELAGNAARDNKKNRIIPRHVLLAVRNDEELGKLLAGVTIAHGGVLPNINPVLLPKKSQTATKEPKSPSKGTKSPKKA from the exons ATGGACAGCCCCGCCGGAAAAACCAAGAAAGGAGCCGCCGGTAGGAGAGGCGGTGGTCCCAAGAGGAAGCCAGTCTCAAGGTCCGTCAAAGCCGGTCTCCAATTCCCCGTCGGAAGAATCGGACGCTTCCTGAAGAAAGGCCGTTACTCTCAGCGCGTCGGAACCGGTGCTCCGGTTTACCTCGCCGCCGTTTTGGAATACCTAGCCGCGGAG GTGTTGGAGTTGGCTGGGAATGCTGCTAGAGACAACAAGAAGAATAGGATTATTCCAAGGCATGTGTTGTTAGCTGTGAGGAACGATGAGGAGCTTGGAAAATTGCTTGCTGGTGTTACCATTGCTCATGGTGGTGTCCTTCCTAACATAAACCCTGTTCTGTTGCCCAAGAAATCTCAAACTGCTACCAAGGAACCAAAGTCTCCATCTAAGGGCACTAAGTCTCCTAAGAAGGCTTGA